In Colletotrichum higginsianum IMI 349063 chromosome 3, whole genome shotgun sequence, a genomic segment contains:
- a CDS encoding Helicase associated domain-containing protein has product MAPPKKGKGKDKGAVAAPAAQPAASSSKDGAKSKKTAGLSLMEQAAGPAANKPTVKQIIGGSSWTGKLPQNLFNEYCQKQQWEKPVYDMRKTPEGYACFVTVSAKDPKTKELMTLDPFKIAPDYKHLLTRPTALEARHAAATYALFRVCSMQNKHTVLPPDYKSMWKDFQDIKKQDVKDGKAWMYDADPFKTLRERQDSKAAAEKKRKEAEAAKEKAKSMPGASGLSASNAMKGWITAPKIEMGKRSRTQVEALIQKYVTWNPNKVQMPAMQKKAIIDELSKLNFRRSHVEEATEICKDREETLEWLLIHVPEDDLPRWALPESYAAGISVASMDLKKEGAIKRLSESGYAPDLCARVLEEAGGSEGKAAELLQQRLVGQLSEDAQRSTVEELLPPGVSADELWDDEVSAMESSFGDHFKKTSPDIIEVKLEKVKNVGKPVEAAVQVRKTPNYPAQLIFAVVAPLPAQIKLSIIKQTLAYLEDSYWEEPMKVFVAIDWIQQNVNSIIERPGKLSEISAVASTASEVPSEARPQRPPTKTQRLPKPISWTPDSRTRDEWLRRTEEPAWEKMMSKRQKLPAWQVREKIINTVEHNHVTIISGETGSGKSTQSVQFILDDLYNRGLGKCVNMLVTQPRRISALGLADRVAEERCTRVGDEIGYAIRGENRRSNNTKITFVTTGVLLRRLQTSGGKIEDVAASLADVSHVVIDEVHERSLDTDFLLTIVREVMKERKNLLKLVLMSATLDAASFNYYFTSQGLDVGMVEIAGRTYPVDDYYLDDIISMTGFRGDAGDADGGRGDAMGKTIQKLGHRINYDLLAETVREIDADLSHSHKTGGILIFLPGVAEINRACGALRSINSLHVLPLHASLETKEQKRVFTSPPSGKRKIVVATNVAETSITIDDIVAVIDSGKVKETTYDPVNNMRKLEENWASQAACKQRRGRAGRVQAGKCYKLYTRNLEQQMAERPDPEIRRVPLEQMCLSVRAMGMRNVAGFLSQSPTPPDSTAVDGAIKLLRRMGALDGDEMTALGQQLAMIPADLRCAKLMVYGAIFGCLDDCVAIAAILSTRSPFMSPPDKRDQAKDARMRFSNGDGDLLTDLEAFKQWDEMRGDGVGQRQLRNFCDDNFLSWLTLNDISATRMQYYSALSEIGIVETNRFAAAQSRSKSGMTLLRALTASAFNPQIARIQYPDKKFTNTVSGTKELDPEARTIKYFTQEQGRVFVHPSSTLFGSQGFTGNASFMSYFTLISTSKTFIRDLTPFNAYTLLLFSGAISLDTLGRGLVVDEWVRLRGWARLGVLVSRLRGMVDDVIAMKIENPGLDLTDNEVIKMVGKLIELDGLDA; this is encoded by the exons ATGGCGCCCCCCAAGAAAGGCAAGGGAAAGGACAAGGGCGCCGTAGCCGCCCCAGCAGCTCAACCTGCCGCATCGTCCTCCAAGGATGGTGCCAAGAGCAAGAAGACCGCTGGCTTGTCGCTCATGGAGCAGGCTGCCGGCCCAGCCGCCAACAAGCCGACTGTCAAACAGATTATCGGCGGGTCATCATGGACGGGGAAGCTGCCCCAGAACCTCTTCAACGAATACTGCCAGAAACAGCAGTGGGAAAAGCCCGTCTACGACATGCGAAAGACCCCCGAGGGATACGCTTGCTTCGTCACCGTCAGCGCAAAGGACCCGAAGACCAAGGAGCTCATGACCCTGGACCCGTTCAAGATCGCCCCTGACTACAAGCACCTTCTCACAAGGCCCACCGCCCTGGAGGCTAGGCACGCCGCGGCAACTTACGCCCTCTTCAGGGTCTGCAGTATGCAGAACAAGCACACTGTTCTGCCGCCGGACTATAAGTCCATGTGGAAGGACTTCCAAGACATCAAGAAGCAGGATGTGAAGGACGGCAAGGCATGGATGTACGACGCGGACCCGTTCAAGACTCTTAGAGAGAGGCAAGATTCCAAGGCAGccgcggagaagaagagaaaggaggccgaggcggccaaggagaaAGCGAAATCCATGCCTGGCGCATCAGGATTGAGCGCGTCCAACGCCATGAAGGGCTGGATCACAGCGCCAAAGATTGAGATGGGCAAGCGCTCGCGGACGCAGGTCGAGGCTCTGATTCAAAAGTACGTCACCTGGAACCCGAACAAGGTGCAGATGCCGGCAAtgcagaagaaggccatcatcgacgagctcaGCAAATTGAACTTCCGACGAAGCCATGTGGAAGAAGCCACAGAGATCTGCAAAGATCGTGAGGAGACGCTGGAGTGGCTGTTGATTCACGTACCCGAGGACGACCTACCCCGTTGGGCCCTGCCAGAGAGCTATGCCGCGGGAATCTCGGTCGCATCGATGGATCTCAAGAAGGAGGGTGCCATCAAGCGCCTCTCCGAATCAGGCTATGCCCCTGACCTCTGCGCTCGCGTTCTGGAAGAGGCCGGCGGAAGTGAGGGCAAAGCAGCTGAGCTTCTTCAGCAACGCCTCGTGGGCCAGCTGTCGGAGGACGCACAGCGGAGCACCGTGGAGGAGCTTCTTCCACCGGGCGTCTCGGCCGATGAGCTGTGGGACGACGAAGTGTCCGCGATGGAGTCTTCCTTCGGCGATCATTTCAAAAAGACCTCACCCGATATCATCGAGGTCAAGCTGGAGAAGGTAAAGAACGTAGGCAAGCCGGTAGAAGCGGCAGTTCAGGTCCGCAAGACGCCCAATTACCCCGCCCAGCtcatcttcgccgtcgtggcGCCCCTCCCGGCGCAAATCAAGCTGTCCATCATCAAGCAGACTCTTGCCTATTTGGAGGATTCCTATTGGGAAGAGCCCATGAAGGTTTTTGTGGCCATCGACTGGATTCAGCAGAACGTCAACAGCATCATCGAACGGCCCGGGAAGCTTTCCGAGATCTCTGCGGTGGCATCGACGGCATCCGAGGTCCCTAGCGAGGCTCGACCGCAGAGGCCCCCAACAAAAACACAGAGGCTGCCCAAGCCCATCTCGTGGACACCCGATTCTCGGACACGAGACGAGTGGCTGAGAAGGACCGAGGAACCTGCCTGGGAGAAGATGATGTCGAAGCGCCAGAAGTTGCCGGCGTGGCAGGTTCGTGAAAAGATCATCAACACTGTCGAACACAACCATGTCACCATCATCAGCGGAGAGACTGGTTCTGGCAAGTCGACGCAGTCGGTCCAATTCATCTTGGATGATTTGTACAATAGGGGGCTGGGTAAATGTGTGAACATGCTGGTCACTCAGCCCAGGAGAATCTCCGCACTCGGTCTGGCCGACCGTGTGGCCGAGGAACGATGCACCAGGGTCGGAGACGAGATTGGTTACGCCATTCGTGGCGAGAACCGCCGGAGCAACAACACGAAGATCACGTTCGTGACGACTGGTGTGCTACTCAGAAGGCTGCAGACCTCTGGTGGAAAGATCGAAGATGTCGCGGCATCGCTAGCTGACGTCAGCCACGTTGTCATCGACGAAGTGCACGAGCGCAGTTTGGATACGGACTTCCTTCTCACCATTGTCAGGGAGGTCatgaaggagagaaagaacCTCTTGAAACTGGTGCTCATGAGTGCCACTCTTGATGCCGCATCTTTCAACTATTACTTCACCTCCCAGGGCCTGGACGTCGGCATGGTGGAGATCGCCGGAAGGACATACCCTGTTGACGACTACTACTTGGACGACATCATCAGCATGACGGGCTTCAGGGGCGACGCGGGTGATGCGGACGGTGGGCGAGGCGACGCGATGGGCAAGACGATCCAAAAGCTGGGTCACCGCATCAACTACGACCTTCTCGCAGAGACTGTAAGGGAGATCGACGCAGACCTCTCTCATTCGCACAAGACGGGAGGaatcctcatcttcctccccgGAGTGGCGGAAATCAATCGGGCTTGCGGCGCGCTTCGGTCGATCAACTCGTTGCATGTGCTCCCCCTTCACGCCTCTCTCGAGACGAAGGAGCAAAAGCGCGTGTTTACCAGCCCACCCAGCGGTAAGAGAAAGATCGTGGTTGCTACCAACGTGGCGGAGACGTCGATTACGATTGACGACATCGTTGCCGTCATCGACAGCGGCAAGGTGAAGGAGACTACGTATGACCCTGTGAATAACATGAGGAAGTTGGAGGAGAACTGGGCATCCCAGGCGGCCTGCAAACAACGACGAGGCCGTGCAGGCAGAGTCCAGGCGGGCAAGTGCTACAAGCTCTACACCAGAAATCTCGAGCAACAGATGGCCGAACGTCCCGATCCCGAGATCAGGCGAGTGCCGCTGGAGCAGATGTGTCTTTCAGTGCGCGCCATGGGAATGAGGAACGTGGCCGGGTTTCTTTCGCAGTCGCCCACGCCTCCAGACAGCACGGCGGTCGACGGAGCTATCAAGCTGCTGCGGCGGATGGGTGCGTTGGACGGAGATGAAATGACGGCCCTAGGACAGCAGCTCGCCATGATCCCAGCCGATCTCCGATGCGCAAAACTCATGGTTTACGGTGCCATTTTTGGGTGTTTGGATGACTGTGTCGCGATTGCAGCCATCCTCAGTACCCGCAGCCCTTTTATGTCGCCTCCGGACAAGCGAGACCAGGCAAAGGACGCACGCATGCGCTTctccaacggcgacggcgacctcctTACCGACCTCGAGGCCTTCAAGCAGTGGGACGAGATGAGGGGCGACGGCGTAGGTCAACGCCAGCTGCGCAACTTCTGCGATGATAACTTCCTCTCGTGGCTCACGCTGAACGACATATCGGCAACTCGGATGCAGTACTACTCGGCCCTTTCCGAGATTGGAATCGTCGAGACGAACCGGTTTGCGGCGGCGCAGAGTCGGAGCAAGTCCGGCATGACGCTTCTACGAGCGCTCACGGCTTCAGCGTTCAACCCGCAGATCGCGCGCATTCAGTACCCCGACAAGAAGTTCACCAATACGGTTTCTGGTACGAAGGAGCTGGACCCGGAGGCGCGGACGATCAAGTACTTCACCCAGGAGCAGGGCCGCGTGTTTGTGCACCCCAGCAGCACGCTGTTCGGCAGCCAGGGGTTCACCGGCAACGCTTCGTTCATGTCATACTTCACCCTGATCTCCACTAGCAAGACGTTCATTCGGGACCTGACGC CTTTCAACGCATACACGTTGCTTTTGTTCTCGGGTGCTATCAGCCTGGATACCTTGGGAAGAGGACTTGTGGTCGATGAGTGGGTGCGTCTCCGGGGATGGGCACGACTGGGAGTCTTGGTGTCAAGACTCAGAGGCATGGTTGACGATGTGATTGCGATGAAGATTGAGAATCCTGGGTTGGATCTCACGGACAACGAGGTGATTAAGATGGTTGGAAAGCTGATAGAGCTGGACGGATTAGACGCATAA
- a CDS encoding HIT domain-containing protein: MVADDSDPEDAITQDEIKGTSPAPDAPRNAFTELMTRKRKPETGSGPSKPSRNKPFRTRDGLGAYIEDPLSFPASRVIYHNDDFVAINDLYPKASVHTLLLPRSPKHSLLHPFEAFENAEFLVSVQKEVLRLKDLVAKELQRRFGKGSKAEEAREAVLDGRVEPESGALPQGRDWHAEIITGIHAHPSMNHLHIHVLSRDMYSGCMKHRKHYNSFNTPFLIDVADFPLAADDPRRHPGHEGYLMKSSLICWRCGENFGNQFARLKEHLAVEFAEWERE; this comes from the exons ATGGTGGCAGATGATTCAGACCCGGAAGATGCCATCACCCAGGACGAGATCAAAGGGACCTCTCCCGCGCCGGACGCGCCACGGAATGCTT TCACGGAGCTCATGACCCGAAAGCGCAAGCCCGAAACAGGCTCCGGGCCATCCAAGCCCTCCCGCAACAAGCCCTTCCGGACccgtgacggcctcggcgcctaTATTGAGGACCCATTATCTTTTCCTGCCTCGCGCGTGATATACCATAACGACGATTTCGTCGCGATCAACGACCTCTACCCCAAAGCCAGCGTCCAtacgctgctgctgcctcgATCCCCCAAACACAGCCTCCTCCACCCGTTCGAGGCGTTCGAGAACGCCGAGTTCCTAGTGTCGGTGCAGAAGGAGGTTCTAAGGCTCAAGGACCTTGTGGCAAAAGAGCTGCAGCGAAGGTTCGGCAAGGGaagcaaggccgaggaggcaCGGGAGGCCGTGCTGGACGGGCGCGTTGAGCCGGAGAGCGGAGCGCTGCCCCAGGGCCGGGACTGGCACGCCGAAATCATCACGGGAATTCATGCACACCCCAGCATGAACCACCTGCATATTCACGTCCTCTCGCGGGACATGTACTCGGGGTGCATGAAGCATCGCAAACACTATAACTCCTTCAACACCCCGTTCCTCATCGATGTCGCCGACTTCCCCCTCGCGGCGGATgaccctcgccgccaccctGGCCACGAAGGGTACCTTATGAAGAGCAGTCTTATTTGCTGGAGGTGCGGCGAGAACTTTGGGAACCAGTTTGCGAGGCTCAAAGAACACTTGGCGGTTGAGTTTGCCGAGTGGGAAAGGGAATAG
- a CDS encoding AT hook domain-containing protein yields MAPTTPEEAPKKRGRGRPPKADGQKKAAYVPTGRPRGRPKGSGGVKKAVTPKNPATGTGRGRGRPRKSDVADAPATPTAATATPKKSTPAKSASSTGRPRGRPRKSDASTAAPTPKKAESAQKGKGRKSDVSKESSSSGSSSGSDDEEQAPKNASKPLSDAADSTEEEMFTVTPKLRCMGLGRWFGGNRRTVHEKRREKSNKKKLWVIALEVATQNIFGVEEGQCFSISQLRLPRHMRIRPFIRHHAFC; encoded by the exons ATGGCGCCAACCACCCCGGAAGAAGCACCCAAGAAGCGCGGTCGCGGCAGGCCCCCTAAAGCCGATGgccagaagaaggccgcctACGTCCCCACAGGACGCCCTCGCGGACGACCCAAGGGTAGCGGAGGCGTGAAGAAGGCCGTTACCCCCAAGAATCCCGCTACGGGTACCGGTAGAGGACGCGGCAGACCCAGGAAGAGCGACGTCGCCGATGCGCCTGCCACGCCCACGGCTGCGACTGCCACACCCAAGAAGAGCACGCCAGCCAAGTCCGCCTCGTCCACCGGCCGCCCCCGTGGTCGCCCTCGCAAATCCGACGCGTCTACTGCCGCGCCCACGCCCAAGAAAGCCGAGTCGGCGCAAAAGGGCAAGGGAAGGAAGAGCGACGTCTCGAAGGAGTCGTCTTCCTCCGGTTCGTCGTCGGGGTCTGACGATGAAG AACAGGCTCCTAAGAATGCCTCCAAGCCGCTCTCCGATGCCGCCGACTCCACCGAAGAG GAAATGTTTACTGTTACACCAAAGTTACGATGCATGGGTCTTGGGCGTTGGTTTGGCGGGAATCGAAGAACAGTTCACGaaaaaagaagggaaaaaagcAACAAAAAAAAGCTCTGGGTCATCGCTCTCGAAGTGGCTACTCAAAATATATTTGGTGTCGAGGAAGGTCAATGTTTCTCAATATCCCAGCTGAGGCTTCCCCGGCACATGAGGATTCGACCGTTTATTAGACACCATGCGTTTTGCTGA
- a CDS encoding Signal sequence receptor alpha chain, with protein MVYLKSSLLALLALPLSGAFAAEEAPVDTDATAPTLKADIETTFPDADIFGVKIVNGHPTKAFVEFTNHEDAPIQVALVGGTLSSTKELPENALPSDNIIRNLTAARYDLTIEAGDKKAVPYSFALDANPQDVLLQLIAVVSNAKGDIFQLEAYNATAAIVEPPTSIFDPQIIFLYLFLSGAFAGTLYFVYKTWIEALFPQAKKAKTSKKARTVSVTVPLADSDATGEATSTGKSYDESWIPEHHINRPVAKRVKSGASGKLRKGAE; from the exons ATGGTTTACCTCAAGTCTTCGCTTCTggccctgctggccctccccctctctggCGCGTTCGCTGCCGAGGAGGCTCCC GTTGATACGGACGCCACTGCCCCGACCCTCAAGGCCGACATCGAGACTACCTTCCCTGACGCCGACATCTTCGGTGTCAAGATCGTCAACGGTCACCCCACTAAGGCTTTCGTCGAGTTCACGAATCACGAGGATGCGCCGATTCAGGTCGCGTTGGTTGGTGGTACCTTGTCTAGCACCAAGGAGCTTCCCGAAAATGCCCTCCCCAGCGACAACATTATCCGCAACCTGACTGCTGCCCGTTACGACCTGACGATCGAGGCTGGCGACAAAAAGGCTGTCCCCTACTccttcgccctcgacgccaacCCTCAGGATGTCCTCCTTCAGCTCATTGCTGTCGTCAGCAATGCCAAGGGCGATATCTTCCAGCTCGAGGCATACAACGCCACCGCCGCAATTGTTGAGCCTCCCACCAGCATCTTCGACCCCCAGAT CATTTTCCTCtacctcttcctctccggTGCCTTCGCTGGCACTCTCTACTTCGTCTACAAGACCTGGATCGAGGCTCTGTTCCCCCAGGCCAAGAAGGCTAAGACCTCCAAGAAGGCCCGTACTGTTAGTGTTACGGTGCCTCTGGCCGACTCGGATGCCACCGGCGAGGCTACTTCTACTGGCAAGAGCTATGACGAGAGCTGGATCCCCGAGCACCACATCAACCGCCCTGTCGCCAAGCGCGTTAAGAGCGGTGCTAGCGGCAAGCTCAGGAAGGGTGCTGAGTAG
- a CDS encoding Cyclin — protein MDARPQRLKVHVGGNENIIPSKHDSLHQRHKSAGNLMSRNGGGLQAAAKRTAFGDVSNTAKNLAALPVDQLPAKSKGAESVYNKENAINGKDGFSRPAQRAAALGSKNGPVTTEWKQPKIPVRNDSQTQNKLVAKRASAAQLHESRPSKSKHVAQDPIAPAESASSKQPRHHKSQPQLKKEPVAHVLRRAQSKLSTTSAHPATSAEIWKPMDDVTEAAYEDAVEHIGNEQYHGPYHRRSSDTTDAGDDLQKAIAMLEGNAEKHSMEQLAESLGAPTMSEPEEYWDEEEEEEELYDDQGYTTAHSYRSRGDLTTGGATTVLAPKITDKVQQELETARVIVESTRTQEEVDDEVWDVCMVAEYGDDIFEYMRELEMRMLPDPHYMDHQAEIQWSMRSVLMDWLVQVHHRFSLLPETLFLTVNYIDRFLSYKVVSIGKLQLVGATALLVASKYEEINCPSLQEIVFMVDNGYKVDEILKAERFMLSMLSFELGFPGPMSFLRRVSKADDYDLETRTLAKYFLEVTIMDERFVASPPSFLAAAAHCLSRLILKKGDWTPAHVHYSGYTWGQLRNLVTMILECCHAPRKHHLAVFEKYSDKRYKRAAEYVQTEITKGFTLPHHQSTGRASAFDFGELDGNVGQPHHAKAMVELQG, from the exons ATGGACGCTAGA CCCCAGCGCCTCAAAGTCCACGTTGGTGGCAACGAGAACATCATCCCTTCGAAGCACGATTCACTCCATCAGCGACACAAGTCAGCAGGCAACCTCATGTCTcgcaacggcggcggtctgCAGGCTGCAGCTAAGCGAACCGCTTTCGGCGACGTCAGCAACACGGCAAAAAACCTCGCTGCGCTGCCTGTCGACCAGCTGCCTGCCAAGAGCAAGGGCGCAGAATCTGTCTACAACAAAGAGAATGCGATCAATGGCAAGGATGGCTTCTCGCGACCCGCACAACGGGCTGCCGCGCTGGGCAGTAAGAATGGTCCTGTAACCACAGAATGGAAGCAGCCGAAAATCCCGGTCAGAAATGATTCGCAGACCCAGAACAAGCTGGTCGCCAAGAGAGCCTCCGCGGCCCAGCTGCACGAGTCACGTCCCTCGAAGAGCAAACATGTTGCTCAGGACCCCATTGCGCCCGCGgagtcggcctcgagcaagCAACCTCGCCATCACAAGTCTCAGCCTCAGCTTAAGAAGGAGCCTGTTGCGCATGTTCTGCGACGTGCCCAGAGCAAGTTGTCTACAACTTCGGCACACCCTGCCACCTCCGCCGAGATCTGGAAGCCGATGGACGATGTGACTGAAGCTGCCTACGAGGACGCTGTCGAGCACATTGGCAACGAGCAGTACCACGGTCCTTACCACAGACGTTCATCAGACACCACTGACGCTGGAGACGACCTGCAGAAAGCCATCGCCATGCTCGAGGGAAATGCTGAGAAGCATTCAAtggagcagctcgccgaATCGCTGGGTGCTCCAACCATGTCCGAGCCGGAGGAGTactgggacgaggaggaggaggaggaggagctctACGATGACCAGGGCTACACCACTGCTCACTCCTACCGGTCCCGAGGCGACCTCACCACTGGCGGCGCAACTACTGTGCTCGCGCCTAAGATTACCGACAAGGTCCAGCAAGAGTTGGAGACCGCCCGTGTCATCGTCGAGAGTACCCGTACCcaggaggaggtcgacgacgaggtttGGGACGTCTGCATGGTTGCAGAGTATGGCGATGACATTTTTGAGTACATGCGAGAGCTCGAG ATGAGAATGCTGCCTGACCCTCACTACATGGACCACCAGGCCGAGATCCAATGGTCCATGCGCTCCGTCTTGATGGACTGGCTTGTCCAGGTCCACCACCGATTCAGCTTGCTGCCAGAGACTCTGTTCTTGACGGTCAACTACATTGACCGCTTCCTCTCGTATAAGGTTGTGTCGATTGGcaagctccagcttgtcgGTGCTACCGCCTTGCTCGTGGCTTCCAAGTACGAGGAGATTAACTGCCCATCGCTGCAGGAGATCGTTTTCATGGTGGACAATGGTTACAAGGTTGACGAGATCCTCAAGGCCGAGCGCTTTATGCTCAGCATGCTGAGTTTCGAGCTGGGCTTCCCTGGCCCGATGAGCTTCCTGCGCCGCGTCAGCAAGGCGGACGATTATGATCTCGAGACGCGCACGTTGGCGAAGTACTTCCTGGAGGTTACCATCATGGATGAACGATTTGTCGCAAGCCCACCCAGCTTCCTTGCCGCAGCAGCGCACTGCTTGTCTCGCTTGATCTTGAAGAAAGGAGACTGG ACTCCTGCGCATGTCCACTATTCTGGATACACATGGGGTCAGCTGAGAAACCTGGTTACCATGATTTTGGAGTGCTGCCACGCCCCTCGAAAGCATCACCTTGCCGTCTTCGAAAAGTACTCAGACAAGCGATACAAACGCGCTGCCGAGTATGTACAGACTGAGATCACCAAGGGCTTCACCCTTCCGCATCACCAATCCACCGGCCGTGCTTCGGCCTTCGACTTCGGCGAGCTTGACGGGAACGTTGGCCAGCCTCACCATGCCAAGGCGATGGTCGAGCTTCAGGGCTAG
- a CDS encoding C6 finger domain-containing protein, translating into MTSMSPISAVNGGSAATSHQGSVSPRQTVSPKNVAFELLFTESPQYRARLPMRVQIYPHDTTDSIVTTVKNFYGLYSGPTGSKGVSFEDENGITLIARYENFRNNMVVYVRVIEEPPSASGPFVAPAYHNPPLSAQPYYEGTGYPLQPPPRFGQEISRPSSSTSRRRSPSPNAGRGRRSGSATTNPKNGRSRSSKNRDTAANGHTDIYSDSVNGYSSGDGAPGSSSSRIKEQIGNTEISLENIVEGGRRKRAKFESSELPLFAPPQMPAATSNPSVSPARRAEPQRASLPFVHPGQNPFTNPLPLQSPQSHSNGYGHSGYYATPSSERHGRNSIGYAAQSGNFSSMSGILPTPDPTVGSCMSEEDKDVAIQLMRLGEMSNISHGRTSASTLDDTFSGRADAASSTGATSDGESESDEEESAARRQKLDAAGIMRKIYQTTESHFIPQPSIEASADDVEVEKCSDHTDHAINGERKHEVLKNKTNLPDARPKSQLPGSKPKNSKASKVPRPSVPKPKKASAPAPAPAPTTTSNGPMSPASLPSSRKPSVSSAAAAPGANGEDDQLDLSAKPRCQRCRKSKKGCDRQRPCGRCRDAGLSADQCISEDEGNGRKGRYGRHMGVPIKKEDIANPTQPILLPAAPIATTAAMADKNKKRKR; encoded by the exons ATGACGAGCATGTCGCCCATAAGtgccgtcaacggcggctccgccgccacctcgcACCAGGGCAGCGTCTCGCCCCGGCAGACGGTGTCGCCCAAGAATGTCGCATTTGAACTCCTGTTTACTGAGTCGCCGCAATATCGCGCGCGACTCCCCATGCGAGTCCAGATATACCCCCACGATACGACAGACTCCATCGTCACCACTGTCAAGAATTTCTACGGACTATACTCGGGGCCGACCGGCTCCAAGGGCGTCAGTTTTGAGGACGAGAATGGCATCACCCTCATCGCTCGTTACGAGAACTTTCGCAACAACATGGTTGTCTACGTCAGAGTCATCGAGGAGcctccctctgcctctgGTCCCTTCGTGGCGCCTGCATATCACAACCCTCCTCTGAGCGCTCAGCCATACTACGAGGGTACTGGCTACCCCCTGCAACCTCCGCCGCGCTTCGGCCAGGAAATCTCCAGACCTTCCTCAAGCACATCTCGGCGGCGCAGCCCGTCGCCCAACGCTGGGCGCGGCCGGAGAAGCGGATCCGCCACTACGAACCCCAAGAATGGCCGGTCGAGGTCTTCCAAGAACCGGGACACTGCTGCCAACGGACACACCGATATATACAGCGATAGCGTCAATGGCTACAGCAGCGGGGACGGGGCTCccggctccagctccagcaggATAAAGGAGCAGATTGGCAACACCGAGATCAGCCTCGAAAACATCGTAGAGGGAGGCCGCCGCAAGCGAGCCAAGTTTGAGAGTTCG GAACTCCCCTTGTTTGCGCCTCCGCAGATGCCGGCTGCTACGTCGAACCCTTCCGTGTctcccgcccgccgcgcgGAGCCCCAGAGGGCCTCGTTGCCGTTTGTGCACCCAGGCCAGAACCCCTTTACGAATCCTCTCCCCCTGCAGTCCCCGCAGAGCCATAGCAATGGCTACGGTCATAGTGGATACTAtgcgacgccgtcgtctgAGCGCCACGGGCGCAACAGCATCGGCTACGCTGCGCAAAGCGGCAACTTCAGCAGCATGAGTGGCATCCTCCCCACGCCGGACCCTACCGTCGGCAGCTGCATGTCAGAAGAGGACAAGGATGTTGCCATCCAGCTTATGCGCCTGGGTGAAATGTCTAACATTTCCCACGGGCGCACTTCAGCTTCTACGCTGGACGATACGTTTagcggccgcgccgacgcTGCATCCTCTACTGGGGCCACTAGTGACGGCGAGAGTGAGAGCGATGAGGAGGAGTCGGCCGCCCGGCGTCAAAAGCTGGATGCCGCTGGCATCATGCGCAAGATCTATCAGACCACCGAGAGCCACTTCATTCCTCAGCCCAGCATCGAGGCCAGtgccgatgatgtcgaagTCGAGAAGTGTAGCGACCACACCGATCACGCCATCAATGGCGAGCGCAAGCACGAGGTGCTCAAGAACAAGACCAACCTTCCCGATgccaggcccaagtcacAGTTACCCGGCTCCAAGCCCAAGAATTCCAAGGCCAGCAAGGTTCCTCGGCCAAGCGTtcccaagcccaagaaggCTTCCGCTCCagccccggccccggccccgacCACTACTAGCAATGGGCCCATGTCGCCGGCTTCGCTGCCTTCGTCGCGCAAACCCTCGGTTTCCTCCGCCGCAGCTGCTCCGGGTGCCAATGGCGAAGACGACCAGCTTGATCTGTCAGCCAAGCCCCGGTGTCAGCGATGCCGCAAGAGCAAGAAGGGTTGCGACAGGCAGCGACCCTGTGGGCGATGCCGTGATGCCGGTCTTAGCGCTGATCAGTGCATTAGCGAAGATGAAGGCAATGGTCGCAAGGGCAGATACGGGCGCCACATGGGAGTGCCAATCAAGAAGGAAGACATTGCCAATCCTACTCAGCCCATTCTACTTCCGGCTGCGCCAATCGCCACGACGGCTGCAATGgccgacaagaacaagaagcgGAAGCGATAG